The segment CCCGTTCTCCTGTCTTTATCACCTCTCTGCCTTTATATGTGCCGCAGTTAGGGCAGATATGATGGGGAGGCTTTGGTTCCCCGCATTGAGGGCATAAAGAAAGGGCTGGTTTTGACAGCGCATCGTGGCTTCTGCGATTATTCCTTCTCGTCCTGGAATGTCTCTTCTTAGGATT is part of the Deltaproteobacteria bacterium genome and harbors:
- the rpmF gene encoding 50S ribosomal protein L32; translated protein: MPNPKKRHSRTRRNNRRSHDALSKPALSLCPQCGEPKPPHHICPNCGTYKGREVIKTGERE